Proteins encoded within one genomic window of Ideonella dechloratans:
- a CDS encoding acyltransferase, translated as MNWLRSTFNRWRRRWVRAWLYRIVFGERSQGQDLPHTRISPAAFIEQEDKLTLADHVYIGPFNYLECSGGITIGEGVQITSHCSIVTHSSHRAARLLGEGFVRWPAAGFAERPGWVAGPVEIGPYSFIGPHSLIEANTKLGKGTLVCAGSFVRGEYPDFVILEGRPARVVGDSRRADRKLLQRYPELLPLYEAWAGPVDED; from the coding sequence GTGAACTGGCTCAGATCCACCTTCAACCGCTGGCGCCGCCGCTGGGTGCGCGCCTGGCTCTACCGCATCGTCTTCGGCGAGCGTTCGCAGGGGCAGGACCTGCCGCACACCCGCATCTCGCCGGCCGCCTTCATCGAACAGGAAGACAAGCTGACGCTGGCCGACCATGTCTACATCGGCCCCTTCAACTACCTGGAGTGCAGCGGCGGCATCACGATCGGCGAAGGCGTGCAGATCACCAGCCATTGCAGCATCGTCACCCACAGTTCGCACCGCGCGGCCCGGCTGCTGGGCGAGGGCTTCGTGCGCTGGCCGGCGGCCGGCTTTGCCGAGCGGCCGGGCTGGGTTGCAGGGCCGGTGGAGATCGGCCCCTACAGCTTCATCGGCCCCCATTCGCTGATCGAGGCCAACACCAAGCTGGGCAAGGGCACGCTGGTGTGCGCCGGCAGCTTCGTGCGCGGCGAGTACCCGGACTTCGTCATTCTGGAGGGCCGGCCGGCCCGCGTGGTGGGCGACAGCCGCCGCGCCGACCGCAAGCTGCTGCAGCGCTACCCCGAGTTGTTGCCGCTGTACGAGGCCTGGGCCGGCCCGGTGGACGAGGACTGA
- a CDS encoding enoyl-CoA hydratase: MSYECILTEVRGEGARKTGLITLNRPKQLNALNGQLMDELGAALLAFEADEGIGCIVITGSEKAFAAGADIAAMATLGYMEAYTGGFITRNWETIRQVRKPVIAAVAGFALGGGNELAMMCDIILAADTAKFGQPEIKLGTIPGAGGTQRLPRAVGKAKAMELLLTGRMMGAEEAERAGLVARVVPAASLLDEALAVAAQINELSGPSLMMIKECVNEAYESGLSTGVRTERHMFQSLFGTEDQREGMAAFLEKRKPAFRHR; this comes from the coding sequence ATGAGCTATGAATGCATCCTGACCGAGGTCCGGGGCGAGGGCGCGCGCAAGACCGGCCTGATCACCCTGAACCGGCCCAAGCAGCTCAATGCGCTGAACGGGCAGCTGATGGACGAGCTGGGCGCGGCCCTGCTGGCCTTTGAGGCCGACGAGGGCATCGGCTGCATCGTCATCACCGGCAGCGAGAAGGCCTTTGCGGCGGGCGCCGACATCGCCGCCATGGCCACCCTGGGCTACATGGAGGCCTACACGGGGGGCTTCATCACCCGCAACTGGGAAACCATCCGCCAGGTGCGCAAGCCGGTGATCGCCGCGGTGGCCGGCTTTGCGCTGGGCGGGGGCAACGAGCTGGCCATGATGTGCGACATCATCCTGGCCGCCGACACCGCCAAGTTCGGCCAGCCCGAGATCAAGCTGGGCACCATCCCCGGGGCCGGCGGCACCCAGCGCCTGCCGCGTGCGGTGGGCAAGGCCAAGGCCATGGAGCTGCTGCTGACCGGCCGCATGATGGGTGCCGAGGAGGCCGAGCGGGCCGGCCTGGTGGCCCGCGTGGTGCCGGCGGCCAGCCTGCTGGACGAGGCCCTGGCCGTGGCCGCCCAGATCAACGAGCTCTCCGGCCCCAGCCTCATGATGATCAAGGAATGCGTGAACGAGGCCTACGAGAGCGGCCTGTCCACCGGGGTGCGCACCGAGCGCCACATGTTCCAGTCGCTGTTCGGCACCGAGGACCAGCGCGAGGGCATGGCGGCCTTCCTGGAGAAGCGCAAGCCGGCATTCCGTCACCGTTGA
- the lysS gene encoding lysine--tRNA ligase, with translation MSTDISLPSPDDNQLIAERREKLAELRATAKEAGQAVFPNDFKPGHRAAALHHQHDGAEAEALEAQGVKVSVAGRMMLKRVMGKACFATLQDATGRIQLYITQDMVGAETLAAFKRWDLGDILGCEGTLFKTKTGELSVKASSVRLLTKSLRPLPDKFHGMTDQEQKYRQRYVDLMMDEEAKKRFVARSKGVASIRNFMVEHGFLEVETPMLHPIPGGANAKPFVTHHNALDQEMFLRIAPELYLKRLVVGGFERVFEINRNFRNEGISVRHNPEFTMMEFYAAYWNHHDLMDFTEALLRHAARAATGSARLTYAEKEVHLDEPFARLSVRDSLVKYAGLSEAEADSAQAVHAKLKELGEEPPKHWGLAQLQFGLFEAAVEEKLWQPTFIIDYPVEVSPLARASDANPAITERFELFITGREFGNGFSELNDAEDQAARFQAQVANKEAGDDEAMYYDADFIRALEYGMPPTGGCGIGIDRLMMLLTDSPSIRDVILFPALRREV, from the coding sequence ATGAGCACCGACATCTCCCTGCCCTCGCCCGACGACAACCAGCTGATCGCGGAGCGTCGCGAGAAACTGGCCGAGCTGCGCGCCACGGCCAAAGAGGCGGGGCAGGCGGTGTTCCCCAACGACTTCAAGCCTGGGCACCGCGCCGCTGCCCTGCACCACCAGCACGATGGCGCCGAGGCCGAGGCCCTGGAAGCCCAGGGCGTGAAGGTCAGCGTGGCCGGCCGCATGATGCTCAAGCGCGTCATGGGCAAGGCCTGCTTCGCCACCCTGCAGGACGCCACCGGCCGCATCCAGCTCTACATCACCCAGGACATGGTGGGTGCCGAGACCCTGGCCGCCTTCAAGCGCTGGGACCTGGGCGACATCCTGGGCTGCGAAGGCACGCTGTTCAAGACCAAGACCGGCGAGCTGTCGGTCAAGGCCAGTTCGGTGCGCCTGCTGACCAAGAGCCTGCGCCCGCTGCCGGACAAGTTCCACGGCATGACCGACCAGGAACAGAAGTACCGTCAGCGCTACGTCGACCTGATGATGGACGAAGAAGCCAAGAAGCGCTTCGTCGCCCGCAGCAAGGGCGTGGCCTCGATCCGCAACTTCATGGTCGAGCACGGCTTCCTGGAAGTGGAAACGCCGATGCTGCACCCGATTCCCGGCGGTGCCAACGCCAAGCCCTTCGTCACCCACCACAACGCGCTGGACCAGGAGATGTTCCTGCGCATCGCGCCCGAGCTGTACCTCAAGCGCCTGGTGGTGGGCGGCTTCGAGCGGGTGTTCGAGATCAACCGCAACTTCCGCAACGAAGGCATCAGCGTCCGGCACAACCCGGAATTCACGATGATGGAGTTCTATGCGGCCTACTGGAACCACCACGACCTGATGGACTTCACCGAGGCCCTGCTGCGCCACGCCGCGCGTGCGGCCACCGGCTCGGCCCGCCTGACCTACGCCGAGAAGGAAGTCCATCTGGACGAGCCCTTCGCCCGCCTGTCGGTGCGCGACTCGCTGGTGAAGTACGCCGGCCTGAGCGAGGCCGAGGCCGATTCGGCCCAGGCCGTGCACGCCAAGCTCAAGGAACTGGGCGAGGAGCCGCCCAAGCACTGGGGCCTGGCCCAGCTGCAGTTCGGCCTGTTCGAGGCCGCGGTGGAAGAGAAGCTCTGGCAGCCCACCTTCATCATCGACTACCCCGTCGAGGTGAGCCCGCTGGCCCGCGCGAGCGACGCCAACCCGGCCATCACCGAGCGCTTCGAGCTGTTCATCACCGGCCGCGAGTTCGGCAACGGCTTCTCCGAGCTGAACGACGCCGAGGACCAGGCCGCCCGCTTCCAGGCCCAGGTGGCCAACAAGGAAGCCGGCGACGACGAAGCCATGTACTACGACGCCGATTTCATCCGCGCCCTGGAGTACGGCATGCCCCCGACCGGCGGCTGCGGCATCGGCATCGACCGCCTGATGATGCTGCTGACCGACTCGCCCAGCATCCGTGACGTCATCCTGTTCCCGGCGCTGCGCCGGGAAGTCTGA
- a CDS encoding pyridoxamine 5'-phosphate oxidase family protein, translating to MSALLAPAGTPVGAPLSATLHEQLWRELAVAADRRGHPWRTPSLATVSPDGLPDARTVVLREVDPDQERLIFFTDARSPKVGQLKTQPRAVLVMWSAELGWQLRIQIDCQVEVSGLAVSSRWARLRSTPAAQDYLAPLPPGSPADAPPSGLAAREHFAVVQAQVLEMDWLELAATGHRRARLSAGQPPVWLQP from the coding sequence ATGTCCGCCCTGCTCGCCCCGGCAGGCACGCCCGTCGGCGCGCCGCTGAGCGCCACGCTGCACGAGCAGCTGTGGCGCGAGCTGGCTGTGGCTGCCGACCGGCGGGGCCACCCCTGGCGCACCCCCAGCCTGGCCACGGTCTCGCCCGACGGCCTGCCCGATGCCCGCACCGTGGTGCTGCGGGAGGTGGACCCCGACCAGGAACGGCTGATCTTCTTCACCGACGCCCGATCCCCCAAGGTGGGTCAGCTCAAGACCCAGCCCCGTGCGGTGCTGGTGATGTGGTCGGCCGAACTGGGCTGGCAGCTGCGCATCCAGATCGACTGCCAAGTCGAAGTCAGCGGACTGGCCGTGTCGTCGCGCTGGGCGCGGCTGCGTTCCACGCCGGCGGCCCAGGACTACCTGGCGCCCCTGCCCCCGGGCAGCCCGGCCGATGCGCCCCCCAGCGGTCTGGCGGCGCGTGAGCATTTCGCGGTGGTGCAGGCCCAGGTGCTGGAGATGGATTGGCTGGAACTGGCTGCCACCGGCCACCGGCGCGCCCGCCTGTCGGCCGGCCAACCGCCGGTCTGGCTGCAGCCCTGA
- a CDS encoding lipopolysaccharide biosynthesis protein gives MAPAPDHRSPLQGLVRASLTLVAGGALAQALPLLLGPLLTRLFSPVDFGHYHLFAAVAANLAVVACARYEFALPLAADAGEAQALRVLALRIAALVTLASAVGAAGWWVWSREHWVVWLPLAVASAGLVSLATLWATREQRFSALAASRVLQYGGAALAQAAAGALGWGVTGLVVAPIAATLLATLALRLPLGGAGLRWGTLAAVARRHRQFPLLNTPHAFLGALQDTASVALIAASLGPAAAGFWGLSLRYLKAPATLVGSAVSQALYPKLAAAGARPTPAARQALRRVMAALAALALALVAGLWALAPWAFAALFGEPWRAAGELARALALYIGLHFVAAPLAVVTMAWQAQAWALRLAVVGQVAFVAALAAGLHWGGLQGAGWAVSAAMAGYFGYYFWALATWPVSAHGPTDEPMAAAGDNRAP, from the coding sequence ATGGCGCCAGCCCCGGACCACCGCTCGCCCTTGCAGGGGCTGGTGCGTGCCAGCCTGACGCTGGTGGCTGGCGGCGCGTTGGCCCAGGCCCTGCCGCTGCTGCTGGGGCCGCTGCTCACGCGCCTGTTCTCGCCGGTCGATTTCGGCCACTACCACCTGTTCGCCGCGGTGGCCGCCAACCTGGCGGTGGTGGCCTGCGCGCGCTACGAGTTCGCCCTGCCGCTGGCGGCCGATGCGGGCGAGGCCCAGGCCCTGCGGGTGCTGGCGCTGCGCATCGCGGCCCTGGTGACGCTGGCCAGCGCGGTCGGTGCGGCCGGCTGGTGGGTCTGGAGCCGCGAACACTGGGTGGTGTGGCTGCCGCTGGCGGTGGCCAGCGCCGGGCTGGTGTCGCTGGCCACGCTGTGGGCCACGCGCGAGCAGCGCTTCAGCGCCCTGGCCGCGTCCCGGGTGCTGCAGTACGGCGGCGCAGCCCTGGCCCAGGCGGCCGCGGGGGCGCTGGGCTGGGGTGTGACCGGCCTGGTGGTGGCGCCCATCGCGGCCACCCTGCTCGCCACCTTGGCGCTGCGCCTGCCGCTGGGGGGCGCCGGCCTGCGCTGGGGAACGTTGGCCGCGGTGGCGCGTCGGCACCGGCAGTTCCCGCTGCTCAACACACCGCATGCCTTTCTGGGCGCGCTGCAGGACACGGCCAGCGTGGCCCTGATCGCCGCCAGCCTGGGGCCGGCGGCGGCGGGCTTTTGGGGCCTGTCGCTGCGCTACCTGAAGGCGCCCGCCACCCTGGTGGGCAGCGCGGTGTCGCAGGCGCTCTATCCCAAGCTGGCCGCGGCGGGGGCGCGGCCCACGCCGGCCGCCCGCCAGGCCTTGCGCCGGGTGATGGCGGCGTTGGCCGCGCTGGCGCTGGCGCTGGTGGCCGGGCTGTGGGCGTTGGCGCCCTGGGCCTTTGCCGCGCTGTTCGGCGAGCCCTGGCGGGCTGCGGGCGAGCTGGCCCGGGCCCTGGCCCTCTACATCGGCCTGCATTTCGTGGCTGCGCCGTTGGCGGTGGTGACCATGGCCTGGCAGGCCCAGGCCTGGGCGCTGCGCCTGGCGGTGGTGGGGCAGGTGGCCTTCGTGGCCGCCCTGGCGGCAGGCCTGCACTGGGGCGGGCTGCAGGGGGCAGGCTGGGCGGTCTCGGCGGCCATGGCCGGCTATTTCGGCTACTACTTCTGGGCCCTGGCCACCTGGCCCGTCTCAGCCCACGGGCCCACCGATGAACCGATGGCCGCGGCAGGGGACAATCGCGCACCGTGA
- a CDS encoding Gfo/Idh/MocA family protein, translated as MSTQNFALIGAAGYIAPRHMRAIKDLGHTLAVAYDINDSVGIIDSLHPQAEFFTQFERFYEHAQVLRRDPARALDIVAVCSPNHLHHPHIAAGLRLGADVICEKPLVPTPALLDELARVEQETGHRVYNILQLRHHDAILKLREKVAAAPADTKFDVTLTYITSRGKWYAESWKGDPRKSFGVATNIGVHFFDMLHFIFGKLQANVVHHNGEAKAAGYLEYERARVRWFLSIDANDLPDEVKGKKPTFRSIDISGEQLEFSEGFTDLHTVSYREILAGRGYGLADARHCVETVDVIRAAAAQPAGSLGHPFLQHLA; from the coding sequence ATGAGCACCCAAAACTTCGCCCTGATCGGCGCCGCCGGCTACATCGCCCCGCGCCACATGCGAGCCATCAAGGACCTGGGCCACACCCTGGCCGTGGCCTACGACATCAACGACTCGGTGGGCATCATCGACAGCCTGCACCCGCAGGCCGAGTTCTTCACCCAGTTCGAGCGCTTCTACGAACATGCCCAGGTGCTGCGCCGCGACCCGGCGCGGGCGCTGGACATCGTGGCCGTCTGCTCGCCCAACCACCTGCACCATCCACACATCGCCGCCGGCCTGCGCCTGGGCGCCGATGTGATCTGCGAAAAGCCGCTGGTGCCCACGCCCGCGCTGCTGGACGAGCTGGCCCGGGTGGAGCAGGAGACCGGCCACCGGGTCTACAACATCCTGCAGCTGCGCCACCACGACGCCATCCTGAAGCTGCGCGAGAAAGTGGCCGCGGCCCCGGCCGACACCAAGTTCGACGTCACGCTGACCTACATCACCTCGCGCGGCAAGTGGTATGCCGAGAGCTGGAAGGGCGACCCGCGCAAGAGCTTCGGTGTGGCCACCAACATTGGCGTGCACTTCTTCGACATGCTGCACTTCATCTTCGGCAAGCTGCAGGCCAATGTGGTGCACCACAACGGCGAGGCCAAGGCCGCGGGCTACCTGGAGTACGAACGCGCCCGGGTGCGCTGGTTCCTGTCCATCGACGCCAACGACCTGCCGGACGAGGTGAAGGGGAAGAAGCCCACCTTCCGCAGCATCGACATCTCGGGCGAGCAGCTGGAGTTCTCCGAAGGCTTCACCGACCTGCACACGGTGAGCTACCGCGAGATCCTGGCCGGCCGCGGTTACGGCCTGGCCGATGCGCGCCACTGCGTGGAGACGGTCGACGTCATCCGCGCGGCCGCGGCCCAGCCGGCCGGCAGCCTGGGTCACCCCTTTCTGCAGCACCTGGCCTGA
- a CDS encoding acyltransferase produces MSVTIHPSAIVDEGAQLGEGTAVWHFSHVCAGARIGPRCSLGQNVFVANDVVIGAGVRIQNNVSVYDAVTLEDDVFVGPSAVFTNVFNPRSAVPRKHEYRRTLVQRGATLGANCTLVCGATVGEYAFIGAGAVVTKDVKPYALMTGVPARQTGWMSRHGEKLALPVDEAADMEAACPATGERYRLQGGRLEAL; encoded by the coding sequence ATGAGCGTCACCATCCACCCCAGCGCCATCGTCGACGAGGGCGCGCAGCTGGGCGAGGGCACGGCCGTCTGGCATTTCAGCCATGTGTGTGCCGGCGCCCGCATCGGGCCGCGCTGCTCGCTGGGGCAGAACGTGTTCGTCGCCAACGATGTGGTGATCGGCGCGGGCGTGCGCATCCAGAACAACGTCTCGGTCTATGACGCGGTGACGCTGGAGGACGATGTCTTCGTCGGCCCCAGCGCGGTGTTCACCAATGTCTTCAACCCGCGCTCGGCCGTGCCCCGCAAGCACGAATACCGCCGCACGTTGGTCCAGCGTGGCGCCACGCTGGGCGCCAACTGCACCCTCGTCTGCGGTGCCACGGTGGGCGAATATGCCTTCATCGGTGCCGGCGCGGTGGTCACCAAGGACGTGAAGCCTTATGCGCTGATGACCGGCGTGCCGGCCCGCCAGACCGGCTGGATGAGCCGCCATGGCGAGAAGCTGGCGCTGCCGGTGGACGAGGCCGCCGACATGGAGGCCGCCTGCCCGGCCACCGGTGAGCGCTACCGCCTGCAAGGCGGTCGCCTGGAGGCCCTTTGA
- a CDS encoding nucleotide sugar dehydrogenase, whose translation MHRHIAVVGLGYVGLPVAVAFGRQHRIVGFDINPTRVAELKAGHDRTGEVADADLAAADILYTDQVADLRRSDFFIVAVPTPVDQANKPDLTPLISASRSVGQALKKGDIVVYESTVYPGATEEDCVPVLEQVSGLKHGVDFFCGYSPERINPGDREHTFTTIRKIVSGCDAPTLETVAEVYASVVTAGVHRASSIKVAEAAKVIENTQRDLNIALMNELSVLFARMGIDTAEVLAAAGSKWNFLPFRPGLVGGHCIGVDPYYLTYKAEQHGYIPQVILAGRRINDNMGRYVARNTVKLMLKNGLDVPRCRIGVLGITFKENCPDIRNSKVVDLVRELQDHGTTVVVMDPWADDDEVRHECGITLARLEDEAPFDALVVAVAHREYRALTAPQLRALVRGDKPVIADVKSLFDREVLAAAGATVFRL comes from the coding sequence ATGCATCGTCACATTGCCGTTGTCGGCCTGGGCTACGTCGGCCTGCCGGTGGCCGTGGCCTTCGGCCGCCAGCACCGCATCGTCGGTTTCGACATCAACCCCACCCGCGTCGCCGAGCTGAAGGCCGGTCATGACCGCACCGGCGAGGTCGCCGACGCCGACCTGGCCGCGGCCGACATCCTCTACACCGACCAGGTGGCCGACCTGCGCCGCAGCGACTTCTTCATCGTCGCCGTGCCCACGCCGGTGGACCAGGCCAACAAGCCCGACCTGACGCCGCTGATCTCGGCTTCGCGCAGCGTCGGCCAGGCGCTCAAGAAGGGCGACATCGTCGTCTACGAATCCACCGTCTACCCCGGCGCCACCGAGGAAGATTGCGTGCCGGTGCTGGAGCAGGTCTCGGGCCTGAAGCACGGCGTGGACTTCTTCTGCGGCTACAGCCCCGAGCGCATCAACCCGGGCGACCGCGAGCACACCTTCACCACCATCCGCAAGATCGTCTCGGGTTGCGACGCCCCCACGCTGGAGACGGTGGCCGAGGTCTATGCCTCGGTGGTGACCGCCGGCGTGCACCGCGCCAGCAGCATCAAGGTGGCCGAGGCCGCCAAGGTGATCGAGAACACCCAGCGCGACCTCAACATCGCGCTGATGAACGAGCTGTCGGTGCTGTTCGCCCGCATGGGCATCGACACCGCCGAGGTGCTGGCCGCGGCCGGCAGCAAGTGGAACTTCCTGCCCTTCCGGCCCGGCCTGGTGGGCGGCCACTGCATCGGCGTGGACCCGTACTACCTGACCTACAAGGCCGAGCAGCACGGCTACATCCCGCAGGTCATCCTGGCGGGCCGGCGCATCAACGACAACATGGGCCGCTACGTGGCGCGCAACACCGTCAAGCTGATGCTCAAGAACGGGTTGGACGTGCCGCGCTGCCGCATCGGCGTGCTGGGCATCACCTTCAAGGAGAACTGCCCGGACATCCGCAATTCCAAGGTGGTGGATCTGGTGCGCGAGCTGCAGGATCACGGCACCACCGTGGTGGTGATGGACCCCTGGGCCGACGACGACGAGGTGCGGCACGAATGCGGCATTACCCTGGCCCGCCTGGAGGACGAAGCCCCCTTCGACGCCCTGGTGGTGGCCGTGGCGCACCGCGAGTACCGCGCCCTGACGGCCCCCCAGCTGCGCGCGCTGGTCCGGGGCGACAAGCCCGTGATCGCTGACGTCAAGTCCCTGTTCGACCGCGAGGTCCTGGCCGCGGCCGGCGCCACCGTGTTCCGCCTGTGA
- a CDS encoding DUF3108 domain-containing protein — MAALWRRRAVLVLLVLAVSLLHLWVVDRVWEARLGAGAGDPPPPTIDVAFVQALAPAQPPVAAAPRPRPVAATAPRRAASAPPPPASAPEREASAALDGPPGMSDAGAQEAVDVVQREPEVPAPEVDAASAPASAASAALAFDWPPSTRLSYTVTGNYRGPMEGSAQVEWRRQDSHYQVCVTVGVGAVVERRMLSDGELTPDGLKPQRYDQETDLPLKGTRRETVRFDGDTITLATGKTVPTMPGVQDAASQFVQLTWFFLTHPEQLRPGQEVAFPLALPRRAGSWRYQVLPPEPMALKVGALWAYPLKPLPGSLKPNEVAVQMWIAPTLQYLPVRITMNWRDEATLDMVLDGAPLQAAH; from the coding sequence GTGGCTGCCCTCTGGCGCCGGCGAGCGGTGCTGGTCCTGCTGGTGCTGGCAGTGTCCCTGCTGCACCTCTGGGTGGTCGACCGGGTGTGGGAGGCCCGCCTGGGGGCCGGTGCGGGCGATCCGCCGCCCCCGACCATCGACGTGGCCTTCGTCCAGGCCCTGGCCCCGGCGCAGCCACCGGTGGCCGCGGCACCCCGGCCGCGCCCTGTGGCGGCCACGGCGCCACGGCGGGCAGCCTCCGCACCCCCGCCGCCCGCCTCCGCCCCGGAGCGCGAAGCCTCGGCGGCCTTGGATGGCCCTCCCGGGATGTCGGACGCCGGGGCGCAAGAGGCGGTGGATGTCGTGCAGCGCGAGCCGGAGGTGCCGGCGCCGGAGGTGGACGCGGCCTCGGCCCCCGCCTCGGCGGCCAGCGCGGCCCTGGCCTTCGACTGGCCTCCGTCCACCCGGCTGAGCTACACCGTCACGGGCAACTACCGGGGGCCGATGGAGGGCTCGGCCCAGGTGGAGTGGCGGCGTCAGGACAGTCACTACCAGGTGTGCGTCACCGTGGGCGTGGGCGCGGTGGTGGAGCGGCGCATGCTCAGTGACGGTGAACTCACCCCGGATGGTTTGAAGCCGCAGCGCTACGACCAGGAGACCGACCTGCCCCTCAAGGGCACCCGTCGCGAGACCGTGCGTTTCGACGGCGACACCATCACCCTGGCCACCGGCAAGACGGTGCCGACGATGCCCGGCGTGCAGGACGCGGCCAGCCAGTTCGTCCAGCTCACCTGGTTCTTCCTGACCCATCCGGAGCAGCTGCGTCCCGGCCAGGAGGTGGCCTTTCCGCTGGCGCTGCCGCGGCGGGCCGGCAGCTGGCGCTACCAGGTGCTGCCGCCCGAGCCGATGGCGCTCAAGGTGGGCGCCCTGTGGGCCTACCCGCTCAAGCCCCTGCCCGGCAGCCTCAAGCCCAACGAGGTGGCGGTGCAGATGTGGATCGCCCCCACCCTGCAATACCTGCCGGTGCGCATCACGATGAACTGGCGCGACGAGGCCACGCTGGACATGGTGCTGGACGGCGCGCCCCTGCAGGCGGCGCATTGA
- a CDS encoding protein phosphatase CheZ — MPAAQDTLEPSSLPPSAAAVVARPRVAAELRQVSLEMPDACERLEYVGKMTERAANRVLESVDEAKPLCEKLISRGDELVAVMRRQAESPEMDVARARALMRMCADYVASTTDFARQQNEHLTNILLAQDFQDLSGQVIKKVTDILLRAEAELRHVVEELPAAGVAEESAADDGHQLEGVQVPDRAMQQEDVDDLLASLGF; from the coding sequence ATGCCGGCCGCCCAAGACACGCTAGAACCCTCCAGCCTGCCCCCTTCCGCCGCCGCTGTGGTCGCACGACCGCGGGTGGCGGCGGAGTTGCGACAGGTCAGCCTGGAGATGCCGGACGCCTGCGAGCGGCTGGAGTACGTCGGCAAGATGACCGAGCGCGCCGCAAACCGCGTGCTCGAGTCGGTCGACGAGGCCAAACCCCTGTGCGAGAAGCTGATCAGCCGGGGGGACGAGTTGGTCGCCGTGATGCGTCGTCAGGCGGAATCCCCCGAGATGGACGTGGCCCGTGCGCGCGCGCTGATGCGCATGTGTGCCGATTACGTGGCCAGCACCACCGATTTCGCCCGCCAGCAGAACGAGCACCTGACCAACATCCTGCTGGCCCAGGACTTCCAGGACCTGTCGGGCCAGGTGATCAAGAAGGTCACCGACATCCTGCTGCGGGCCGAGGCCGAGCTGCGCCATGTGGTGGAAGAGCTGCCGGCCGCCGGTGTGGCCGAGGAGAGCGCCGCCGACGACGGCCATCAGCTCGAAGGCGTGCAGGTGCCCGACCGGGCCATGCAGCAGGAAGACGTGGACGACCTGCTGGCCTCGCTGGGCTTCTGA
- a CDS encoding DegT/DnrJ/EryC1/StrS family aminotransferase, which yields MQFIDLKAQYAALKADIDAAIQQVLDHGQYIMGPEVAQLETALAARVGVGHCVTVASGTEALLIALMALDLQPGDEVITSPFTFAATAEVIALLGGVPVFVDVEPDTGLIDAGRIEAAITPRTRALMPVSLYGQVPDMDAINAIAARHGLPVIEDAAQSFGAKYTMAPTPSSGMAAPQGGSPALGRPGGGRVAHSCGVSTIGCTSFFPSKPLGCYGDGGALFTDDARLAQAAREIRVHGQSARYTHTRVGVGGRMDTIQCAVLLAKLPRLDWELQRRRELGARYHALLADVNVGLLTVREGRDSVWGQYTVTVADRPAVQAALKAVGIPTAVHYPRPLHQQVAYERFAPAGGCPVAEQLAQQVMSLPMSPDLGEADQDRVVAALAAALGRRS from the coding sequence ATGCAATTCATCGATCTGAAGGCGCAGTACGCCGCGCTCAAGGCGGACATCGACGCCGCCATCCAGCAGGTGCTGGACCACGGCCAGTACATCATGGGGCCGGAAGTGGCCCAGTTGGAGACGGCCCTGGCCGCCCGTGTGGGCGTGGGCCACTGCGTCACCGTGGCCAGCGGCACCGAGGCCCTGCTGATCGCGCTGATGGCGCTGGACCTGCAGCCCGGCGACGAGGTCATCACCAGCCCCTTCACCTTCGCCGCCACGGCCGAGGTGATCGCCCTGCTGGGCGGGGTGCCGGTCTTCGTCGATGTCGAGCCCGACACCGGCCTGATCGACGCGGGGCGGATCGAGGCGGCCATCACGCCGCGCACCCGGGCGCTGATGCCGGTCAGCCTGTACGGCCAGGTGCCGGACATGGACGCGATCAACGCCATCGCGGCGCGCCACGGCCTGCCGGTGATCGAGGACGCGGCCCAGAGCTTCGGCGCCAAATACACCATGGCCCCCACGCCATCCTCAGGGATGGCTGCCCCCCAAGGGGGCTCGCCCGCCTTGGGGCGGCCCGGCGGCGGGCGGGTCGCGCACAGCTGCGGTGTCTCGACGATCGGCTGCACCAGCTTCTTCCCCAGCAAGCCGCTGGGCTGCTATGGCGACGGTGGGGCCCTGTTCACCGACGACGCCCGCCTGGCCCAGGCCGCACGGGAGATCCGTGTGCACGGCCAGAGCGCGCGCTACACCCACACCCGCGTGGGCGTGGGCGGGCGCATGGACACGATCCAGTGCGCGGTGCTGTTGGCCAAGCTGCCCCGGCTGGACTGGGAGCTGCAGCGCCGCCGCGAGCTGGGCGCGCGCTACCACGCGCTGCTGGCCGATGTGAACGTGGGCCTGCTGACCGTGCGCGAGGGCCGCGACAGCGTCTGGGGCCAGTACACCGTGACGGTGGCGGACCGGCCGGCCGTGCAGGCGGCCCTGAAGGCGGTGGGCATTCCCACGGCCGTCCACTACCCGCGCCCGCTGCACCAGCAGGTGGCCTACGAGCGTTTCGCGCCCGCGGGCGGCTGCCCGGTGGCCGAGCAGCTGGCCCAGCAGGTGATGAGCCTGCCGATGAGCCCCGACCTGGGTGAGGCCGACCAGGACCGCGTGGTGGCGGCGCTGGCCGCGGCCCTGGGCCGGCGCAGCTGA